A single window of Nicotiana sylvestris chromosome 3, ASM39365v2, whole genome shotgun sequence DNA harbors:
- the LOC104223739 gene encoding protein YLS7 yields the protein MSTFSSKDTSTLSYPKSLLSIVTTVGGLAVFLILASSFLVSQPIGAAVHEYFYGVHHLDRVTFDGDAVINDTANFNPIAVENKENENGVEDEKDQTSKPHDEMKESDAKGELTENSPQTTVLSESNSSVAQPHPKSKEEDGESNNSSLPEETKNEGSLLSSDTRSEDVRSSSTGSNGINQTKLDPECDLYHGKWIYDLTGPLYRNDSCPVLTQMQNCQGNGRPDKDYENWRWKPAQCDLPRFDPKKFLELMRGKTLAFIGDSVARNQMESMLCILWQYEVPKNRGNKKMQRYYFRSTSTMIVRIWSSWLVNQTSEPLDFAPAGVVKLHLDVPDDGFMQYIPQFDVVVLSSGHWFAKQSVYVLNNEIVGGQLWWPDKSRKMKVNNIEAFGISVETILTAMATHPNFSGLTIVRSFSPDHYEGGAWNTGGSCTGKVKPAEDGELVENGFTNIMHEKQFTGYTRAIKKKTNKSALQFMDITEVFAYRHDGHPGPYRSPDPNKITKRGPDGKPPPQDCLHWCMPGPVDTWNELVFDLIRRDFQSRHNAS from the exons ATGTCTACTTTTTCATCTAAAGATACTTCTACATTGTCCTATCCAAAGTCACTTTTGTCTATTGTAACTACAGTAGGAGGCCTTGCTGTGTTTTTAATCCTTGCTTCCTCGTTTCTGGTCTCTCAACCTATTGGGGCTGCTGTCCACGAGTATTTTTATGGTGTACACCATCTGGATAGGGTAACATTTGATGGCGATGCAGTTATTAATGATACAGCAAATTTTAATCCTATAGCAgtagaaaacaaagaaaatgaaaatggagTTGAGGATGAAAAGGACCAGACTTCCAAGCCTCATGATGAAATGAAAGAGTCAGATGCAAAGGGGGAATTAACTGAAAATTCACCCCAAACGACTGTTTTGTCAGAATCGAATAGTTCTGTGGCTCAGCCACATCCTAAATCGAAGGAAGAAGATGGGGAGAGTAACAATTCTAGTTTGCCGGAGGAAACGAAAAATGAAGGGTCTCTTTTGTCCTCTGATACCCGTTCGGAGGATGTGAGGTCTTCATCTACTGGATCCAACGGCATAAATCAGACTAAGCTAGATCCAG AATGTGATCTGTATCATGGAAAATGGATTTATGACCTGACCGGACCATTGTACAGAAATGACTCCTGCCCCGTCCTGACACAGATGCAGAACTGTCAAGGAAATGGAAGGCCTGATAAGGATTATGAGAACTGGCGATGGAAACCTGCTCAGTGTGACCTGCCACGATTTGATCCAAAGAAGTTTTTGGAGTTAATGAGAGGAAAGACTTTAGCTTTCATTGGTGACTCAGTTGCTCGCAACCAGATGGAATCAATGCTGTGTATCCTGTGGCAG TATGAAGTTCCAAAAAATCGTGGAAACAAAAAGATGCAGCGATACTATTTCAGATCCACATCTACTATGATTGTTCGGATTTGGTCTTCATGGCTTGTCAACCAAACATCTGAGCCTCTTGATTTCGCGCCAGCAGGTGTAGTTAAGCTCCATCTTGATGTTCCTGATGATGGGTTCATGCAATATATCCCCCAGTTTGATGTCGTCGTGCTCTCCTCTGGCCACTGGTTTGCAAAGCAATCAGTATACGTGTTGAATAATGAGATTGTTGGGGGACAATTATGGTGGCCCGACAAGTCTAGAAAGATGAAAGTCAACAACATTGAAGCCTTTGGAATCTCTGTGGAAACCATCCTGACTGCCATGGCAACACATCCGAATTTCAGCGGTCTCACCATTGTACGTTCTTTCTCACCCGATCACTACGAGGGTGGAGCATGGAACACGGGAGGATCATGCACCGGAAAAGTGAAACCTGCAGAGGATGGCGAACTTGTTGAAAATGGCTTCACAAACATAATGCACGAAAAACAATTCACCGGTTACACTCGTGCTATTAAGAAGAAAACCAACAAGTCCGCCTTACAATTTATGGATATCACAGAAGTCTTCGCATACCGCCACGATGGACATCCTGGTCCTTACCGGAGCCCCGAcccaaataaaatcacaaaaagagGTCCCGACGGTAAGCCCCCTCCACAAGACTGCTTGCATTGGTGCATGCCAGGTCCTGTTGATACATGGAATGAGTTAGTGTTTGATCTCATAAGGAGAGACTTCCAGAGTAGACACAATGCTTCATAA